From the genome of Leishmania infantum JPCM5 genome chromosome 34, one region includes:
- a CDS encoding putative tyrosine phosphatase isoform: protein MNSELVDMTPQVPTTLCEKVEHYLRDRTRYLHVQNEIPQEVTNELAMVNNYYVSVANPQDMRFTNPGETTVDYVCRIVYNFFLSLYVQAALLVPTLLFLLFIAVRTHHSPMFLLVYSTVIDIEVLSMWAYERGARFAARFWWELAWLIVGLIVTSIHALSPANVLCVLLLVVHWMFMARITVIQVSRALRVFCASERRCYIAEGVVLDMAYITRNVIAMGWPARGTEALYRNPWNEVVHFLRRKYARLSSHVITLCSERCTAPFPRQSTYPVDDHNPAEVPLMISFCCEVADYVMADPYRRAVAVHCKGGKGRTGTMICAYLMYCGQCRSADAAMRHFSLLRSRIGAQKLQGVQTPSQERYVRYFERLINEQPGMIIPSHPRRVRRLVLHNIPPLWVRRGVEHLWMTVIVKPCTERRVVYLTNRTVTFNAAVPDSRTYNWRTQIKDLFHNDEEVVYQEANEMDATESGCTGYLPDARSFRVMGAAGATLELAFPDEIPAVDGDVCFKFFYYKNNPNPLRPPVQFWIHTGLETHSTIRLERRDLDGAFKDTRGDRYPAEFAVELVLEDAPGGYTARE, encoded by the coding sequence ATGAACTCCGAGCTCGTGGACATGACACCGCAGGTGCCCACCACATTGTGCGAGAAGGTGGAGCACTACCTTCGCGACCGCACACGGTACCTTCATGTGCAGAATGAAATCCCGCAAGAGGTGACGAATGAGCTTGCCATGGTGAACAACTACTACGTGTCCGTTGCCAACCCGCAGGACATGCGTTTCACAAACCCAGGTGAAACAACTGTCGACTACGTTTGCCGAATAGTGTACAACTTTTTCCTTAGTCTGTacgtgcaggcggcgctgctcgtgccCACCTTGTTATTTCTTCTTTTCATAGCGGTTCGCACACACCACTCGCCGATGTTTCTACTCGTCTACAGTACCGTGATCGACATTGAGGTGCTCTCGATGTGGGCCTACGAACGGGgcgcgcgcttcgccgcGAGGTTCTGGTGGGAACTCGCGTGGCTGATCGTGGGGCTTATCGTGACGAGCATCCACGCGCTTTCCCCGGCAAACgtcttgtgtgtgctgctgctcgtagTGCATTGGATGTTCATGGCACGCATCACCGTCATTCAGGTCTCCCGGGCACTGCGTGTGTTTTGCGCCTCCGAACGTCGCTGCTACATTGCCGAGGGCGTTGTCCTAGACATGGCATACATAACCCGCAACGTGATTGCGATGGGGTGGCCGGCGAGAGGAACGGAGGCTTTGTACCGAAATCCGTGGAATGAGGTGGTGCACTTTCTCCGCCGCAAGTACGCGCGCCTCTCCTCGCACGTCATCACGCTCTGCTCGGAacgctgcaccgcgccgtTCCCGCGCCAGTCTACCTACCCTGTGGATGACCACAACCCAGCGGAGGTGCCTCTCATGATTTCCTTTTGCTGCGAAGTTGCTGACTACGTCATGGCCGACCCGTACAGGCGGGCTGTCGCGGTGCACTGTAAGGGTGGCAAAGGACGCACTGGCACGATGATCTGCGCGTACCTCATGTACTGTGGCCaatgccgcagcgccgacgctgccATGCGCCACTTCAGTCTTCTACGCAGCCGCATCGGCGCGCAGAAGCTGCAAGGCGTGCAGACCCCCTCACAGGAGCGCTACGTTCGCTACTTTGAGCGCCTCATCAACGAACAGCCTGGAATGATAATCCCGTCTCACCCGCGTCGCGTTCGCCGACTCGTGCTGCACAACATCCCGCCGCTTTGGGTGCGGCGCGGAGTGGAGCACTTGTGGATGACCGTCATCGTGAAGCCGTGTACCGAGAGGCGCGTCGTATACCTCACCAACCGCACCGTCACCTTCAACGCCGCAGTTCCGGACTCGCGCACGTATAACTGGCGCACCCAAATCAAAGACCTTTTCCACAatgacgaggaggtggtATACCAGGAGGCCAACGAGATGGACGCGACGGAGAGCGGATGCACTGGATACCTGCCAGACGCGCGGTCTTTTCGCGTTATGGGAGCAGCCGGGGCCACGCTGGAGCTGGCCTTCCCGGATGAGATCCCGGCCGTGGATGGCGACGTCTGCTTCAAGTTCTTCTACTACAAGAACAACCCGAACCCACTGCGGCCGCCCGTGCAGTTCTGGATTCACACCGGATTGGAGACACACTCGACGATTCGGCTCGAGCGCCGAGATTTGGATGGGGCGTTCAAGGATACGAGAGGTGACCGCTACCCCGCCGAGTTTGCGGTGGAGTTGGTGCTCGAGGATGCGCCAGGGGGGTACACGGCACGCGAATga